The Calothrix sp. PCC 7507 DNA segment GCTACACCATTTTTACAGAAAATTTCGCGGGAAATATTTAACGCCGCAGCCAAAGAAAGCAGTTACTTGATTGAAGTTCTTTCTGGTGTGCGAACAGTCAAGGCTACAGCAGTAGAACAGACGGTCCGATGGCATTGGGAAGAGTTATTAAATAAAGAAGTAAAAACCAACTTTTCTGGTCAAATTATTGGCAATCGGCTACAAATATTTAGTAACACTATTGAAGCTATAATTACAACTGCTTTGCTGTGGTTTGGTGCGTGGTTAGTAATTCAAAATCAACTTACTATTGGACAATTAGTAGCATTTAATATGTTGCTAGGAAATATTATTAGACCCTTCCAACGTTTAACAGTCTTATGGAACGAATTACAGGAAGTCATGATTGCTGTTGAACGTATTAATGATGTCTTAGATGCGGAGGCTGAAGAAGATTTACAACATCAAGTCAGGCAATCACTACCTTCCCTTAAGGGTGAAATTTGCTTTGAAAACGTGACATTTCGCTATCATCCCGAAAGCGATGTGAATATTATTGAAAATCTCACTTTTGTAATCAAACCTGGACAAATGGTAGCACTAGTTGGCCGTAGTGGTTCGGGTAAAACAACAATTTCTAAATTAGTTTTAGGTTTGTATTCTCCCACCGAAGGCAAAATCTTAATTGATGGACAAGATATTAGCAGTATATCTCTACGTTCTCTACGCCAACAGATAGGAGTAGTTGACCAAGATACCTTTTTATTTGGTGGCACAATTCGAGAAAATATTAGTTTAGGATACTCCACTGCCACCTTAGAACAAATAATTGAAGCAGCACAATTAGCAGGTGCAGATGATTTTATTAAAAAGTTGCCAATGGGTTATGAAACTCAGATTGGAGAAGGTGGGGGAATGCTATCTGGAGGACAGAGACAAAGAATAGCGATCGCTAGGGCTTTATTAAGCAATCCCAAGTTACTAATTTTAGATGAGGCTACCTCTCATCTAGACACAGAATCAGAGAGAATAATTCAAAATAATTTCAACACAATTTTGAGAGGGAGAACTACATTAGTTATAGCTCATCGTCTCTCTACAGTCAGGAAAGCTGATTTAATTTTAGTACTAGATCAAGGTGTATTAATTGAGCAGGGAAATCATGAAGAATTAATGGTAAAAGGCGGACATTATTATTATCTCAACCAGCAGCAGTTAGATAACGCTACATGAGTAAATTGCAATACCGCGAGCGAAAAAAATAAGGCAATTTCAATAAATTATAACTCCTAATCTAAAATCCAAAATATGTTATGCCTAATTCATTAAATCATTCTATGCAAATGCCATATAGAAATGACAGTATTACAACTAATATTTCTCCAGAACAAATAAATACATTGCCTGAGGATTGGTCTGACGCAAGCAAGGAATTACTTGATAGCTTGCCCCAAGTTTGGACAAGGGGAATACTATATTTTTTATTTATTTTTGTTTCAGTCACATTACCTTGGGCAATGCTATCAAAAGTAGATGAAACTGGTACAGCTAGAGGACGACTGGAACCCAAAGGTAAAACCACCAAATTAGATAGTGCAGTTGCAGGAACTGTGGCAGCTATTCCCGTAAAAGAAGGAGAATTAGTCAAGCCAGGGGAGCCAGTATTCATATTAGATTCAGAATTGCTCCAGGCAGAATTACGCCAGGGGAAAGATAAATTAGAAGGGCAATTTAACAGGCAATCGCAATTACATATATTAAAAAATCAGCTAGTAGTAGCTCTAGCAACTCAGCGCCAGCAAAATCAAGCCCAAGAGTTAGAAAAACAGTCAAAAATTGAACAAGCACAACAAAACTTTCTGGCTCTCAGAAATTCCTATGAAATCCAAAAAGAAGAAAAGCAAACACAAGTTAATCAAGCACAGCAAACTATTGAACAAACTCAAACGGCAAATAAGTTATTAGAAAATAGTTTAGAGAGTGCCCAAAGAGAGGTAGAACGGTACAGCAAACTTCAACAAAAAGGTGCTATAGCAGAAATTAATGTCGTTGAAAAGCAAGATATAGCCAAAGATAGACAGAAATTATACGAGCAAAGTAGGTCAGATATCAAACAAGCCCATCTACGTTTAGCAGAGCAAGAAAGCAGCTATCAGCGTACAATTCGTCAAGCCAAAGCAGAAATTGAACAAGCTTATTTGCGTTTAAAAGAACAGCAACGAAGTTATCAAACCTTAACTCATTCTGGAAAACTGGCTGTACTCAAAAGCGAGGAGCAATTAAAGAATCTAGAAACAGAAATGACAATATTACAATCAGATATTGCTCAAACTAAGAGTCAAATAAATAGCTTGCAGTTGCAATCACAGCAACGAGTGATAAAATCTCCCATTGCAGGTAGAGTTTTTCAGCTACCAATCCAACGCCCCGGTTCTGTTGTCCAAGCTGGTACAA contains these protein-coding regions:
- a CDS encoding HlyD family efflux transporter periplasmic adaptor subunit — encoded protein: MPNSLNHSMQMPYRNDSITTNISPEQINTLPEDWSDASKELLDSLPQVWTRGILYFLFIFVSVTLPWAMLSKVDETGTARGRLEPKGKTTKLDSAVAGTVAAIPVKEGELVKPGEPVFILDSELLQAELRQGKDKLEGQFNRQSQLHILKNQLVVALATQRQQNQAQELEKQSKIEQAQQNFLALRNSYEIQKEEKQTQVNQAQQTIEQTQTANKLLENSLESAQREVERYSKLQQKGAIAEINVVEKQDIAKDRQKLYEQSRSDIKQAHLRLAEQESSYQRTIRQAKAEIEQAYLRLKEQQRSYQTLTHSGKLAVLKSEEQLKNLETEMTILQSDIAQTKSQINSLQLQSQQRVIKSPIAGRVFQLPIQRPGSVVQAGTRVAEIAPEGSPLIIRAQMATTESGSLRKGLPVKLKFDAYPFQEYGIIEGELLEISPTTSEVDTPNGKFAAYNLEIFLKNDCIPSKDKCIPLRPGDTATAEVIVRQRRIIDFLLDPFKKLQEGDLKL